One part of the Rutidosis leptorrhynchoides isolate AG116_Rl617_1_P2 chromosome 1, CSIRO_AGI_Rlap_v1, whole genome shotgun sequence genome encodes these proteins:
- the LOC139886011 gene encoding uncharacterized protein yields the protein MQGSLNMQVTHISTVVAEQLSTDHNVGDEEIRKEVKALSPDDSHIFVHTWGIWRLNSIIQRLPKMLLPSLRSGKRVSCFNFAQRKYKWRLKQEKLKKKANLCVSYGFSRFRNESQLKPDTKCFHLPL from the exons CTTGAATATGCAAGTAACTCATATATCAACTGTCGTGGCGGAACAGTTATCTACTGACCATAATGTTGGGGATGAGGAAATCAGAAAAGAGGTCAAAGCCCTTTCTCCCGACGATTCTCATATTTTTGTGCATACATGGGGAATCTGGAGGTTAAATAGCATTATTCAG CGTCTTCCAAAGATGTTACTTCCAAGCCTACGTAGTGGTAAAAGAGTTTCGTGCTTCAATTTTGCACAACGCAAATACAAATGGAGGTTGAAACAAGAGAAGTTGAAGAAAAAAGCAAACCTCTGCGTGTCTTATGGATTTAGCCGTTTTCGAAATGAAAGTCAATTAAAGCCTGACACAAAATGTTTTCATTTACCACTTTAA